The following are encoded in a window of Apis mellifera strain DH4 linkage group LG10, Amel_HAv3.1, whole genome shotgun sequence genomic DNA:
- the LOC102654086 gene encoding uncharacterized protein LOC102654086 has product MDRTSENFDRKFNFVLGEHKLRTPLDPEKLELRLEDRLAPIVRVTSRHPATSISELSVCFLRKCKEHCCVSRWIPLVFRRGNDGRGKGDRAVTTRCRYVYARQAYGSWAIISF; this is encoded by the exons ATGGATCGAACGAGcgaaaattttgatcgaaaattcaattttgtattaggagaacataagttgaGAACTCCATTAGATCCGGAAAAACTGGAACTCAGGTTGGAGGACAGGTTGGCTCCAATTGTTCGAGTGACTTCGAGACACCCGGCAACATCGATATCGGAGTTGTCCGTTTGTTTTTTGCGGAAATGTAAGGAACATTGTTGCGTATCCCGTTGGATCCCGTTAGTTTTTCGGCGGGGTAACGATGGCAGGGGTAAAGGTGATCGCGCGGTCACGACACGCTGCAGATACGTGTACGCGCGACAAGCGTATGGATCATGGGCGATTATCAG TTTCTGA